In Zingiber officinale cultivar Zhangliang chromosome 1A, Zo_v1.1, whole genome shotgun sequence, a genomic segment contains:
- the LOC121998854 gene encoding MOB kinase activator-like 1A: MGWKKLVVMSVEATTQLSGVPLSMATVHDLVSQNCTSSAILKVANTLPPLGIIISRVTFVVVFVSYVYLQICTCRYEYRWADGVQTNKPIEVSAPKYVEYLMEWIEVQLDDESIFPQKLGTPFPANFKDVVKTIFKRLFRVYAHIYHSHFQKIVSLKEEAHLNTCFKHFILFTYEFGLIDKKEITPLQELIESIVL, translated from the exons ATGGGATGGAAGAAGCTTGTGGTAATGTCTGTGGAAGCTACAACTCAGCTAAGTGGAGTCCCTTTATCCATGGCTACAGTGCATGATCTTGTATCTCAAAATTGCACGTCTAGTGCAAT ATTGAAAGTTGCTAATACTTTACCTCCCTTAGGAATCATCATTAGCAGAGTTACCTTTGTGG TTGTATTTGTATCATATGTTTATTTGCAGATTTGTACTTGTAGGTACGAATATAGATGGGCGGATGGTGTGCAAACAAATAAACCTATTGAAGTCTCAGCACCAAAGTATGTTGAGTACCTGATGGAGTGGATTGAAGTTCAGCTCGACGATGAATCTATTTTCCCTCAAAAGCTCG GAACACCTTTTCCTGCAAACTTCAAAGACGTCGTGAAGACAATATTCAAGCGGTTGTTCCGTGTTTACGCACACATTTATCACTCTCATTTCCAGAAGATTGTGAGCCTCAAGGAAGAAGCACATCTCAACACCTGCTTCAAGCATTTCATTCTTTTCACTTAT GAGTTTGGGTTGATCGACAAGAAGGAAATCACCCCGCTGCAGGAGCTGATTGAGTCCATCGTTCTATAA